The window CCTACAACCCGGACAGCTGGACCTACTCCAACTACGACCACGTGCCCCTGTGGCAGTCGGACACGGAAAGCTGGAGCCAGGAATTCAACATCACCTCCAACGGCTCGGGTCCGCTGAGCTGGGTTGCGGGCGGTGTCTACCTGCATTCCGACAACGAGCAGTACATCAACGAGTACCGCGCGGCCGACGACAACATCATCCAGCCCGCCCTGCCCCTGACCACGCCCTGGGACGACCCGCTGGTGGGCAACCTGGCCTATGCGGAACTTTCCTCGATCGAGCGTGACCTCTGGGCCGTCTACGCCCAGGCGACCTACGACCTGACCGACAAGCTCGCGCTCACCGCTGGCGTGCGCTACAACCACGACAAGGCACAGGGCATGTCGGACAGCGTGTCGGGCGGCTCTGCCAGCCAGTCCTCGGGCGCCTATCTCCAGCCCGCCTACACCGGCAACCGCAAGACCAAGGCCTGGACCGGCAAGGTCGCGCTCGACTACCAGATCACGCCGGAAAACATGGTCTACGCCAGCTGGACGCGCGGCTTCAAGCCGGGCGGCATCAACTCGGCGGCCTCGGCGGGCAGCAGCGGCCTGGCGCTGGGCCTCATGGACTCGGTCCAGCCCACCTATACCAAGGAGACTGTCGACAGCTTTGAGATCGGCACCAAGAACCGCTTCGCGAACGACACGCTCCAGCTGAACGCATCGGGTTTCCTCTATCTCTACAAGGACATGCAGTTCCTCGAGGAAGACCCCGTGCTCTATGGCGAGGGCATCTCCAACGCGCCCAAGGCGCGCGTCTACGGCATCGAACTCGAAGCCCAGTGGGCGCCGACCGAACACTTCCGCGTCGATGCCTCTGGCTCGTGGCTGGAGGGTGAATTCACCGAGGACTACTACGCGCTCGATCCGGCGGCGGCGGCGGCGGCGCAGAACGCAGCGGGCTACGGCGACTGGCTGTTCTGGAACAACTACTACGACGCCTCGGTCGTGCGCGATGGCGCGCGCGCCAACATCAACGGCAACCGCATTCCCAAGCTGCCGCGCTGGCAGGGCACGCTGGCCGCGACCTACACCAACAAGGTCGGCCCGGGTAACCTGACCGCCCGCGCCCAGGCGATCTACCGCGGCAAGTACCAGTACCGCGTCTTCAACGATGCCAGCACCGACCTCGCCTCCTCCTACACCCAGGTCAACACCATGGTGAAGTACGAGCCCGAGGACACGAACTTCTCGATGATGTTCCGCGTCATCAACCTGTTCGACACGAACGGCGTGAACTCGCGCTTCTCCGATCCCTACGGCAGCGCGCAGGTGATGGAGACCTACATTCCCCCGCGCCAGTTCATCCTCTCGTTCGGCTACACCTTCTGATCCAGACCGTCCGCAATGGCCGGTCTGCGGGCGCGGGGAGCAAGACTCCTCGCGCCCGTTCCCTTTTGTGCGCAAGTGCGGCATAAGACGCTGCAGCGCGTCATGGGGCTGGAAACACGCCTAGGCGCCCCGCCCCTGTCGCACGCAAGGACACCAGAGCTGAAACCACTGCCGGATCAAGTGTTGAGGCGCACACCATCAAGAGTGCACCCCGCCAGTTCGGGAACATGCTGCCACACGAATCCCGGCCACGAAGCCGGGACGAAGCTGTAAGCAGGAGATACGATGCCCCGCAACGCACAGGTCATGATTGCCGCCTCGCTGGCGTTCTTCTTCGTGACGGCCACGACCTTCACCTCGCTGGGCTATGTCCTCTACATCATGGTTGACCAGCTCGACTGGTCGGCGGCGGCGGCCGGCTTCAGCTTTGCCCTGCTGGGCCTTGCCTGCGGGCTTGCCAGCCCGCTGCCACCCTACCTGATGAAGACCATCGGGACGCGCCTGACGATGGTCCTGGGCGCGCTCGTGCTGGCAGGCGGCTTCGCGATGGCCTCGGTCATCAACGACCTCAATTTCTTCTTCGTCGCGACCTCGCTGATGGGGGCCGGCTTCACCCTGCTGGCGCCCTCGCCTGCGGTCTATCTCCTCGCCAACTGGTTTCCGCGCACCTCCAGCCGGATGATCGGGTTCTACTTCATGGTCGGCTCCTCGGGCGGCATCGCGGGGCCCCTCATCGTCAGCGCCATTGCCGGGGCGACCGGCGACTGGCGCTTGCACTGGATGGTCATGGCCGTGGCCGCCGCCGTCCTTGGCCTCATCTGCTTTGTCTGCATCCGCGACACCGAGGCCGTCGCCACCACAGCCCAAACGCAGGAAGACACCGAGGCCAGCGGCACTATCGCGGACAGCGGATACACCGTGCGCCAGGCGCTGCTGACGCGCACCTTCCTCATCCTCGCGGTGATCCTCACCGTCGTGCAGACGGTCGTCACCGCGACCCACTCGCTGCTGGTCGCGCACATTGCCAACCTGGGACACGGCGCGGCGCCGGGCGCCATCGCGATGAGCCTCCTGGCCTTTGCCGGAACCGGCACCAAGGGCGTGACCGGCGCCATCTGCGAGCGGGTCTCGCCGCGCCTGATCCTGATCGGCGGCCTTGTCCTCCAGGCGCTTGCCATGGCGCTCCTCTCCTACGCGCCCGGCGTAGCCATCGCCATTGCCGCGGCCATCGTGTTCGGCGCGGGCTGGGGCATGGCCTGGCTCTCGGGCCACATCCTGCTGCTGCGCTACTTCGGCGCACGGCTCGCGGGCACGATGACCGCCATGGTGACGACCGCCTCCACACTCGCCGTCTTCGGCCCCATCGGGGCGGGACGCGTCGCCGATGTCACCGGCACCTATGCGCCTGCCATCGTGGTCTTTTCCGGGCTCCTCCTCGCCGCCGCGATCATCGCGCTGCTCTTCCTCAAGGCCCCGCGCCCGCTGGGCGCCGCGCAGAGCGAAGACACCCAGGACGCGCCCGCACTCAAGCTGGAACCCGCCGAATAAGGCGCCCCCTCGACGCGGACCTGTCTCCAGGATCACATTTGCCAAGAATGAGGGCGCGCTGGGTAAAGCCTGCGCGCCCTTGCCTTTCTAGTCTCCCTCGTATCGGCCCGGCGCCCTCGTGCGCCAGATGAAGGCCGCACCAGACCACAACGACGGGAACAGGCACGCATGACACTCCTCACCGACCAGTTCTTCGACAGCCTCGCCAGCTCGAAGCTGGATACGCTGGAGGCCGAGACCCTGCCGCGCGAATGCTACGCGAGCGAGGAATTCCACGACTTCGAGATGGAAGCCGTCTTCGCCCACGAATGGCTCTGCGTCGGGCGCGCGGAATGGCTGGAGGAGCCCGGCGACTTCTTCACCGTCAGCCGCGCCGATGAACCGATGATCGTGTGCAAGACGCGTGACGGCACGATCAAGGCGCTCTCCTCCGTCTGCCAGCACCGCGCCATGCTGGTCGCCGAAGGCCACGGCAACACCCGCGCCTTCGTGTGCCCCTACCACCACTGGACCTACGACCTCGACGGCACGCTGGTCGGCGCGCCCGCGATGAGCCGCACTTGCAATTTCGACAAGAAGGCCGCCTCGCTGCCCGAGATTCGCATGGAAATCTGGCACGGCTTCATCTTCGTGAACCTCGATCCCGAAGCCGAGCCCCTCACCCCGCGTCTCGCCGCGCTGGAGGATGTCGTGGCCAACTACGACTTCGCCTCGCTGCGCGGCCCCCGGCCCGAAGAACCCACCGTGTTCCCCTGGAACTGGAAGGTCATGCTGGAGAACAACAACGACGGCTACCACGCCAGCCGTCTTCATGCCGGGCCGCTCCATGACTTCATCCCGAGCGGCCTTGCCACCTTCCCCGAAGTCCCGGCCGACAGCGCGGGCTACTATCGCCTCAACGGCACGCTCCACAAGAACGCCGGGTTCAACGCAACGCAGAAGTCGATCTTCCCGGTTTTCCCCAAGCTGACCGAGGAGGAGCAGAACCGCCTGCTCTTCGTGAACCTGCCGCCCAGCCTCAGCCTGGTCGTGCTGAACGACAGCGTCATCTACCTCATCATGGACCCCAGGTCTGCGAACTCGCACGCGCTCACCATCGGTACGCTGATGGCGCCCGAGGCGATGGAGGACCCGCTCTACGACCTCAAGGTCAAAATGACCGACGAGGCGGTGGAGCGCATCGTCGCGCAGGACTTCCACGTCGACGAGCTCGTCCAGCAGGGCCTGCGCTCACGCCATGCACCGCGCGGCCGCTATTCCTGGCAGGAGGGCGCCCAACGCCTCCTCAACGTCTGGCTGGTCGATCGCTACTGGGCCGAATGGGACCGCCGCCGCGGCCCCTCCGCGCCCGTCACCCGCCTTCGTGCCGGATCGTCCGGCTGAACCTGATCCTTCACTGGATACCCTCCCAACTTTGCGGCGTCCGGCCTGTCCGGGCGCCGTTTTCTTTGCGGACCAAGACAGGCTCCGGTCGCTGCCGATCAAGCTTTCGTGCGTGCCCGCTCCAGCCTTCATACGTGACCTCTGGCTACCCACGAGGCCACGACATGCCAGCCAAGGGGAGCATACCGGCACATGACCAACAGCCTCATCTTCTTCGACATTCCCAGCGACGATCCCGATGCGGCGGGCAAGTTCTACGCCGAGGTCTTCGGGTGGGAGGACGATCCGCGCCTGGGCGGCGCGTACCACCGCATGGTTCCGGGCGGCTTCTTCGCCAACAAGGACGGTTCGGAGAGCGAGATCGGCCACCTGCACATGGGCATCGGCAAGGTCTCCAACATGCGCCCCCATCCCGATCCCGAGGGCATCGAGCCGCGCACGATGAGCAGCGGTGGCCGCGGCCCGCGCATCTGGATCCTGATCGACGACAACGACACGCCCGAGCGCATCCTCGCCACCGCCGAGAAGCTGGGCGCCACGGTCCTGTGGCGCAACCACTACTGGGCCGAGTTCAACGGCCTCAACCACTGCTTCGTCGACCCCTGGGGCAACCACATCATGCTCTGGGGCAAGGCCGGCAATCCGCCCAAGGTACCCGAGGACTATACCCGCGAATAAGCGGGACGCAGGAGGACCTGCCTTCCGGCCCGAAAGCTGCGCGACAAGTTCTTGTGCGCCGCGATCCAAGACCGGGAGGCAGCCTGCGCCATAGCGTCCAAGCACGCCCCCAGAGCCACGACGACACGACAACACGACAAGGGGGGCCGACAGGTCCAAGGAGAGCCAAGAGCAATGAGCCGACTTCCCATCGTCTTCTTCGGGCACGGCAGCCCGATGGTCGCGCTGGAAAAGAGCGACGTGACCCGCCAGTGGAAGGCCATGGGCGAGCGCATCGGCAAGCCCCGCGCAATCCTGTGCATCTCGGCCCACTGGCAGACGCGCGGCACCGCCGTCACCGCCATGGCCCAGCCGCGCACCATCCATGACTTCGGCGCCTTTCCGCAGGCGCTCTTCGACGTGCAGTACCCCGCGCCCGGCGATCCCGAACTTGCCCAGCGCGTGCGCGAACTGCTCGCGCCCATGGACGTGAAGATGGACGCCAACTGGGGCCTCGACCACGGCACCTGGACGGTCCTCGTCCATGCCTATCCCGAAGCCGACGTGCCGGTGATCCAGCTCTCGATGGACCTGGCCAAGACCCCGCAGGAGCACTGGGAGATCGGCCGCGCGCTGCGTCCGTTGCGCGACGAGGGCGTGCTCATCATGGCGACGGGCAACATCGTCCACAACCTGCCCGCGATGGACTGGGCCAATCCGCTGGCCGAGCCCTACCCCTGGGCCACCCTCTTCAACGACACGATGTGCCAGGCGGTCGAGAACGACGATCCGCAGGTCGTGATCGATTACCAGCAGCTGGGCGATGCGGCGCGCTATTCGGTGCCCTCCTCGGACCACTTCCTGCCGCTGCTCTATTTCCTGGGTGCCCGGCATGAAGGGGAAGACGCCACCTTCGCGCCCCACTTCATCCAGCACAAGTCGCTTTCCATGACGAGCGTGCTGATCGGAGCGGACTGACCGTCCGCCGCATCCTGCACCTCGCGCATTCCCCTTTCTACGCCCACAGGAGTTTCGATGGCCCTCATCAACCCCAAGTCCCAAGCCGCGCGCGCAACCGCGATGCCCGGCGCCCTGCACCATCTCAAGGCCACGCCCGAGACCGTGCACTGGGGCTATTTCTCGCCCGAGATCAAGCCGGTGCTGCGCGTCAAGAGCGGCGACCTCATCCACGGCGAGGCCATCACCCACCACGCTGGCGATGATCCCGACCTGATGTTCGACGAGAACATCAAGCGTATCTTCACCGAGATCGATCCCACCAGCCGCGCGCCCGGCTGCCACATCATGACCGGCCCGATCTACATCGAGGACGCGGAACCGGGCGACATGCTGGAAGTGCGCTACTTCGAGATGAAGCCGCGCCACAACTATGGTTCGAACCTCCAGGCCAACTGGGGCCACCTCTACAAGGAGTTCGACGAGACCGAGCGCGTGACGATCTACAAGCTCGATCCCAACGCGATGACGGCCTCTGCGCTCTACGCCTACGATGTCGAAGGCGTCTACACGACGCCCGGGCGCATCACGCATTGCCCGACCTGCGACCGCTCCGAGGCGCTGCCCGGCATCACCATCCCGGCCCGTCCGCACCTGGGCACCGCAGGCGTCGCGCCCGCCGTCAACGAGCCGGTCAGCACGATCCCGCCCGGCCTTCACGGCGGCAACATCGACAACTGGCGCATCGGCGCAGGCGCCAAGATGTACTACCCCGTGCAGGTCAAGGGCGGGCTCTTCTCGATCGGCGATCCCCATGTCAGCCAGGGCGACGGCGAGATCAGCGGCACGGCGATCGAAAGTTCGCTCGACGTCCTGTTCCAGATCATCCTGCGCAAGGACTTCTCGTTCCCCTCGCCGCTTCTGGAAACGCCCGACTACTGGATCGTCCACGGCTTCGGCGAGGATCTCGACGCGGCCATGAAGGGCGCCTCGCTCGACATGATGCACCTCCTGACCGAGCATCAGGGCCTCTCGCGCCACGACAGCTACTCGCTGATGAGCGTCGCCTCGGACTTCGGCGTGACGCAGGTCGTGGACGGCACGCAGGGCATCCACTGCCGCATCGAACGGCGGATCTTCCCCGAAAAGGGCACCTTCACCGATCCGGAATGACACACCACTTGCGGGCAACCGCAAGGCGAGGCCGGACCGGAAAACCTCCTCTTTCCCGTCCGGCCTCGCGCCTGTCCACCGACCGCGCTAGAGATACGGGCAAGGCCCGAGGGAGAATGACCATGAGCTATGAAACGATCGACGTGCGGCCGGTGACCAAGCGGATCGGTGCGGAGATCTTCGGGGTCGACCTGACGAAGCCGCTCGGCAACCAGACTTATGCCGAGATCCGCGAAGCCCTGCTCAAGCACCAGGTCGTGTTCTTCCGCGAGCAGGAGATCGACCACGAAGCGCACCTCGCCTTCGGCCAGGCCTTTGGCAAGTTCCACACGCACTCGGCGGTCAAGGGCCTGCCCGAGCACCCGCACATTGTGCAGATCCACGCCGACGCCAACAGCAAGTACATCGCGGGCGACAACTGGCATTCCGACCTCTCGTGCGATCCCGAGCCGCCGATGGGCTCGATCCTCTACATGCACACCATGCCCGAGGACGGCGGCGATACGCTGTTTTCCAGCATGACCGCGGCCTACGAGGCGCTGTCCGAGCCGATGAAGCGCTTCCTCGAGCCGCTGACTGCAGTTCACGATGCGAACCCTGTCTACAAGGCGATCTTCCCGGACATCGACAAGCAGTACGAGTGCAACACCCACCCGGTCATCCGCACCCACCCGGAAACGGGCCGCAAGCTGCTCTTCGTGAACTCCTCCTACACCACGAAGATCAACGAGTTGTCCAGGACCGAAAGCGATGCGGTCCTCAAGTGCCTCTACGAGCACGTGAAGGACCCCAATTTCCAGGTCCGCTTCCGCTGGCGCCCGCACTCCATCGCCTTCTGGGACAACCGCTGTACCCAGCACTTCGCGGTGTGGGACTACTTCCCCGAAACGCGCTCGGGCTACCGCGTGACGATTGCCGGCGACCGCCCCTTCTGAGCAGCAACTGCAAAGCGAAGGCATTTGCGCTGGCGCAAGGTCCTAGGCCACCCAATGCGTTAGACAGGTGGTCCCAACCATCGCCAGCAACGAGGCAAGCCCCACGATGAGCCGCGACACGACGAGCCCTGCCCCCGAGCCCGAGGCACTCTCGCCGCTGCGCCTGCGTCTCATCATGGCGCTGGTCACCGGCGCCCTGTTCATGGAGATCCTCGATGCCTCCATCATCATCACCGCACTGCCGCGCATGGCGCGCGATTTCGGGACGAGTGCGGTGGGGCTCAACATCGGCGTCACCGCCTACATCCTGACTCTCGGCATCCTCATCCCCGCCAGCGGCTGGGTGGCCGAACGTTTCGGCGCGCGGCGTATCTTCGCCATCGCCATAGGTCTCTTCACCCTCGCCTCGGCGCTGTGCGGACAGGCGTCCAGCCTGACCGAGTTCGTCGCCCTGCGCGTCTTTCAGGGGGCTGCGGGCGCGATGATGGTGCCGGTTGGCCAAGTCATCGTCCTCACCTGCACCCCGCGCGACAAGCTGATGGTGGCGATGTCGAACCTCATCTGGCCTGCGCTCATCGCGCCGGTGGTCGGACCACCGCTCGGCGGCTTCATCACCGAGCATCTGGGCTGGAACTGGATCTTCTACCTCAATGTGCCGCTCGGCCTCATTGGCCTCGTGGGTGCCTGGATACTCGTGCCCAGGACCGCCCGCCCGGATGAGCCACGTCGCTTCGACTGGCCGGGATTTGCGATCACCGCGCTCGGCACCTTCGGGCTGCTTGCCGGGCTGGAACTCTTGGGCGCGACGGGCAACCTCGCCGCACTCGCCCTCGTCGCACTGGGCCTCGCCTTGCTGGTCCTTGCGCTACGGCACATGGCCCGCGCGCCCAACCCGATGGTGGGGCTCGACAATCTCGCGATCCCGACCTTCCGCGCTACCATCCGGGGCGGTTCGCTTGCGCGGGCCGGCGTCGCGGCATCGCCTTTCCTCGTGCCGCTGCTGCTGCAGGTTGGCCTTGGTTACAGCCCATCCGAAGCCGGCCTGATCCTGATCGCGCTGTTTGCGGGCAATCTGGCCATGAAGTCGGTGACGACGCCGGTCCTGCGCACCTTCGGCTACCGCCGCGTGCTCATCGGTTCCTCGCTCGCCAGTTTTGCCGGGATCGCGGGCGGCGCGCTGCTTGCTCCGGGAACCCCCGTCACGCTGATCTGCGCGTTCCTGTTCTTCTCAGGGATGACCCGCTCGATGCACTTCACGACGCTGGGGACGATGGCCTTCTCGGACATTCCCAAGCCGCAGATGAGCGACGCGACGAGCCTGTTCAACACCTCGATCCAGCTGATGATGGCCAGCGGCATCGCGCTCTCCGCACTCGCGGTAAAGCTGGGCGACACGCTGGGCACCGGCGCGCCCGACGTGCCCTACCGCCTTGCCTTCCTGCCACTCAGCGTGCTGTGCCTCGCCACGCTCGTCGAAGCCCTGCGCCTTCCGCGCGATGCGGGCGACAGCTTCGTGGGTCGCAAGTCGCAGGCCTGAGCCTGCCTTAATCCTTGGCCCAGGCACGGCGCGCGCGCCGCACGCACCAGCTCCACACCGGCACCGGCGATCCCGCCAGAAGCAGCACGATCAGAAACTCGAGCGGACGGCGAAACAGCGCGTCGAACCCGGCGAAGCCCACGATGACGAGGATCGCGAAGAGAATGACGAACGTGAAGACAAGGGCGAGGAGAACGAACGCCCCGGCAGCAAGTTTGGAAGGCATGGGCGGCCGCTAGCACAGGGTCGTGAGACCTGCCAGCGGGCGAATTGTCCCCCTAGCAGGAAGGACATGTCCGAGGGTCAGCGCCCTCGGGCTCCCCTGGCTGCAAAAGGCAACGTCGCCCATTCTTGGGGTCAAGGGGTAATAACCCCTTGAATAATCTCTTCCTGTTTAGCTCGTGAAGAGCGCCTTTCGGATCACCGCGTGAACGCCATAATTGCCGTTCACGACCTGGCTCACCCCGAAATCGACCCCGACCGAAAGCAGCGAGATCGCCTCGTCCTCGGACAGTTGTTTGGCCGTCATCAGGAAGCGGCGGGCCTTGCGGAAGGCATCGCGCATCGCCTCATCGAGCGAAGACTTCTTGTAGACCTCGCTCTGTGCGTCCGCGCCCAGTTCCTTGAGATAATCCGGGTGCGAGAAGCCCATGATGACCCACTCGGTC is drawn from Novosphingobium decolorationis and contains these coding sequences:
- a CDS encoding TonB-dependent receptor produces the protein MLTKMHFARALACSVSLMAFTAGTAQADEAAPAPAPAAAPATTGLNDIIVTAERREVSLQDAPLSVSAISAEDLKAANITDITGLNGSVPGLVVARSGGGERIISIRGIGSETPENTNTQPGVSYHIDGVYIFNSIAASAAFIDVAQVEVLRGPQGTLFGQGSTGGTINVVSVDPTMDAVTGYANGGFGNYAYKEASAALNVPLTDTLAVRGAFQMTKHDGYAKATKVPGTDSYDLDDQDEYGWRLGAKWAPTANFSITLNAINFHSDTNGPAQKNILDPEDDPRILTQDYPGRSLVETELYTGTIRYEAPFATFKSITGYQKLHSIQAWDADGLDAATFSAVTYNPDSWTYSNYDHVPLWQSDTESWSQEFNITSNGSGPLSWVAGGVYLHSDNEQYINEYRAADDNIIQPALPLTTPWDDPLVGNLAYAELSSIERDLWAVYAQATYDLTDKLALTAGVRYNHDKAQGMSDSVSGGSASQSSGAYLQPAYTGNRKTKAWTGKVALDYQITPENMVYASWTRGFKPGGINSAASAGSSGLALGLMDSVQPTYTKETVDSFEIGTKNRFANDTLQLNASGFLYLYKDMQFLEEDPVLYGEGISNAPKARVYGIELEAQWAPTEHFRVDASGSWLEGEFTEDYYALDPAAAAAAQNAAGYGDWLFWNNYYDASVVRDGARANINGNRIPKLPRWQGTLAATYTNKVGPGNLTARAQAIYRGKYQYRVFNDASTDLASSYTQVNTMVKYEPEDTNFSMMFRVINLFDTNGVNSRFSDPYGSAQVMETYIPPRQFILSFGYTF
- a CDS encoding CynX/NimT family MFS transporter, translated to MPRNAQVMIAASLAFFFVTATTFTSLGYVLYIMVDQLDWSAAAAGFSFALLGLACGLASPLPPYLMKTIGTRLTMVLGALVLAGGFAMASVINDLNFFFVATSLMGAGFTLLAPSPAVYLLANWFPRTSSRMIGFYFMVGSSGGIAGPLIVSAIAGATGDWRLHWMVMAVAAAVLGLICFVCIRDTEAVATTAQTQEDTEASGTIADSGYTVRQALLTRTFLILAVILTVVQTVVTATHSLLVAHIANLGHGAAPGAIAMSLLAFAGTGTKGVTGAICERVSPRLILIGGLVLQALAMALLSYAPGVAIAIAAAIVFGAGWGMAWLSGHILLLRYFGARLAGTMTAMVTTASTLAVFGPIGAGRVADVTGTYAPAIVVFSGLLLAAAIIALLFLKAPRPLGAAQSEDTQDAPALKLEPAE
- a CDS encoding aromatic ring-hydroxylating oxygenase subunit alpha — protein: MTLLTDQFFDSLASSKLDTLEAETLPRECYASEEFHDFEMEAVFAHEWLCVGRAEWLEEPGDFFTVSRADEPMIVCKTRDGTIKALSSVCQHRAMLVAEGHGNTRAFVCPYHHWTYDLDGTLVGAPAMSRTCNFDKKAASLPEIRMEIWHGFIFVNLDPEAEPLTPRLAALEDVVANYDFASLRGPRPEEPTVFPWNWKVMLENNNDGYHASRLHAGPLHDFIPSGLATFPEVPADSAGYYRLNGTLHKNAGFNATQKSIFPVFPKLTEEEQNRLLFVNLPPSLSLVVLNDSVIYLIMDPRSANSHALTIGTLMAPEAMEDPLYDLKVKMTDEAVERIVAQDFHVDELVQQGLRSRHAPRGRYSWQEGAQRLLNVWLVDRYWAEWDRRRGPSAPVTRLRAGSSG
- a CDS encoding VOC family protein, which codes for MTNSLIFFDIPSDDPDAAGKFYAEVFGWEDDPRLGGAYHRMVPGGFFANKDGSESEIGHLHMGIGKVSNMRPHPDPEGIEPRTMSSGGRGPRIWILIDDNDTPERILATAEKLGATVLWRNHYWAEFNGLNHCFVDPWGNHIMLWGKAGNPPKVPEDYTRE
- the ygiD gene encoding 4,5-DOPA dioxygenase extradiol encodes the protein MSRLPIVFFGHGSPMVALEKSDVTRQWKAMGERIGKPRAILCISAHWQTRGTAVTAMAQPRTIHDFGAFPQALFDVQYPAPGDPELAQRVRELLAPMDVKMDANWGLDHGTWTVLVHAYPEADVPVIQLSMDLAKTPQEHWEIGRALRPLRDEGVLIMATGNIVHNLPAMDWANPLAEPYPWATLFNDTMCQAVENDDPQVVIDYQQLGDAARYSVPSSDHFLPLLYFLGARHEGEDATFAPHFIQHKSLSMTSVLIGAD
- a CDS encoding acetamidase/formamidase family protein, which encodes MALINPKSQAARATAMPGALHHLKATPETVHWGYFSPEIKPVLRVKSGDLIHGEAITHHAGDDPDLMFDENIKRIFTEIDPTSRAPGCHIMTGPIYIEDAEPGDMLEVRYFEMKPRHNYGSNLQANWGHLYKEFDETERVTIYKLDPNAMTASALYAYDVEGVYTTPGRITHCPTCDRSEALPGITIPARPHLGTAGVAPAVNEPVSTIPPGLHGGNIDNWRIGAGAKMYYPVQVKGGLFSIGDPHVSQGDGEISGTAIESSLDVLFQIILRKDFSFPSPLLETPDYWIVHGFGEDLDAAMKGASLDMMHLLTEHQGLSRHDSYSLMSVASDFGVTQVVDGTQGIHCRIERRIFPEKGTFTDPE
- a CDS encoding TauD/TfdA dioxygenase family protein, translating into MSYETIDVRPVTKRIGAEIFGVDLTKPLGNQTYAEIREALLKHQVVFFREQEIDHEAHLAFGQAFGKFHTHSAVKGLPEHPHIVQIHADANSKYIAGDNWHSDLSCDPEPPMGSILYMHTMPEDGGDTLFSSMTAAYEALSEPMKRFLEPLTAVHDANPVYKAIFPDIDKQYECNTHPVIRTHPETGRKLLFVNSSYTTKINELSRTESDAVLKCLYEHVKDPNFQVRFRWRPHSIAFWDNRCTQHFAVWDYFPETRSGYRVTIAGDRPF
- a CDS encoding MFS transporter; its protein translation is MVPTIASNEASPTMSRDTTSPAPEPEALSPLRLRLIMALVTGALFMEILDASIIITALPRMARDFGTSAVGLNIGVTAYILTLGILIPASGWVAERFGARRIFAIAIGLFTLASALCGQASSLTEFVALRVFQGAAGAMMVPVGQVIVLTCTPRDKLMVAMSNLIWPALIAPVVGPPLGGFITEHLGWNWIFYLNVPLGLIGLVGAWILVPRTARPDEPRRFDWPGFAITALGTFGLLAGLELLGATGNLAALALVALGLALLVLALRHMARAPNPMVGLDNLAIPTFRATIRGGSLARAGVAASPFLVPLLLQVGLGYSPSEAGLILIALFAGNLAMKSVTTPVLRTFGYRRVLIGSSLASFAGIAGGALLAPGTPVTLICAFLFFSGMTRSMHFTTLGTMAFSDIPKPQMSDATSLFNTSIQLMMASGIALSALAVKLGDTLGTGAPDVPYRLAFLPLSVLCLATLVEALRLPRDAGDSFVGRKSQA